The Prochlorococcus marinus str. MIT 9301 genome window below encodes:
- a CDS encoding MgPME-cyclase complex family protein → MTTYFFVAASEKFLTVEEPLDEILKERMRNYKENNKEIDFWLLKNPSFLQTTQFADLKAKIPSTPAVVLSTDKKFITFLKLRLEFVAVGEFEFPNAEIIDPFKVE, encoded by the coding sequence ATGACAACATACTTTTTCGTTGCAGCAAGTGAAAAGTTTTTAACAGTTGAAGAACCACTTGATGAAATTTTGAAAGAGAGGATGAGGAACTATAAAGAAAATAATAAAGAAATAGATTTTTGGCTCTTAAAAAATCCATCATTTTTACAAACCACCCAATTTGCTGATCTAAAAGCAAAAATTCCATCTACCCCAGCAGTTGTTTTGTCGACCGATAAAAAATTTATAACTTTCTTAAAGCTTCGTTTAGAGTTTGTTGCTGTGGGGGAATTCGAATTTCCTAATGCAGAAATAATTGATCCATTTAAAGTTGAGTAA
- a CDS encoding pyridoxine 5'-phosphate synthase: MATLGVNIDHIANVRQARKTVEPDPVQFAFLAELGGADSITVHLREDRRHIQDRDVFLLKETIKTKLNLEMAATGEMLEIAKKILPDYVTLVPEKREEVTTEGGLDLKSNMQYLKKAVGNLKDSNIEVSAFIDPLGEQINYSKEIGFDFIELHTGKYAELSGSEQYKELQRIIESTHLANDLGLVVNAGHGLNYNNVKKIASINNMNELNIGHSIVARALAIGLEKSVREMKSLITSN, translated from the coding sequence ATGGCTACTTTAGGAGTAAACATTGATCATATTGCAAATGTAAGGCAAGCAAGGAAAACTGTCGAGCCTGACCCTGTGCAATTTGCTTTTTTAGCTGAATTAGGAGGGGCAGATTCCATAACCGTACATCTCAGAGAAGATAGAAGACATATACAAGATAGGGACGTATTCCTTCTGAAAGAGACTATAAAAACAAAACTCAATTTAGAGATGGCTGCTACAGGTGAAATGTTAGAAATTGCCAAAAAAATTCTTCCCGATTATGTAACGCTTGTGCCTGAAAAAAGAGAGGAAGTTACTACTGAAGGCGGGTTGGATTTAAAAAGTAATATGCAATACCTTAAGAAGGCTGTTGGGAATTTAAAGGATTCAAATATAGAAGTAAGCGCATTTATTGATCCTCTTGGTGAACAGATAAATTATTCCAAAGAAATAGGCTTTGATTTTATAGAATTACATACTGGAAAATATGCTGAACTATCGGGATCTGAACAATATAAAGAGCTCCAAAGGATTATAGAGTCTACACATTTAGCAAATGACCTTGGATTGGTTGTTAATGCTGGTCATGGCCTAAACTACAATAATGTTAAAAAAATTGCATCAATTAACAATATGAACGAGTTGAACATAGGTCATAGTATTGTTGCTAGGGCTTTAGCGATAGGATTAGAAAAGTCTGTACGTGAGATGAAGTCCCTTATCACATCAAATTAA
- the crtH gene encoding carotenoid isomerase produces MELNKENFDAIIIGSGIGGLVTASQLAAKGAQVLVLEKYIIPGGSGGSFKRKGYTFDVGASMIFGFGEKGYTNLLTRALKDVNEKCETIPDPVQLEYHLPHNFNISVDKNYEQFISKLSASFPNEKKGIKKFYDTCASVFKCLDSMPLLSIEDPSYLFKVFFKSPLSCLGLARWLPANAGDVARKFIKDPELLKFIDIECFCWSVMPALKTPMINAGMVFTDRHAGGINYPKGGVGTIAEKFVSGIEKLGGKVRYKANVTEILLKDEKAVGVKLSNGEEIYSNIIVSNSTRWDTFGLKDNTKGLISSENVPKSEYKWSETYKPSPSFVSIHLGVEKNLIPDNFNCHHIIVKNWDELESEKGVIFVSIPTLLDSSLAPEGKHIVHAFTPSSISEWEGLTRKEYLQKKDKYFSFLVEKISTILPNLEQNIDHKEIGTPKTHKKFLGRFEGSYGPIPSKKLLGLLPMPFNTTKIQNLYCVGDSCFPGQGLNAVAFSGYACAHKIGAKLNLNSFKLPD; encoded by the coding sequence ATGGAATTAAATAAGGAAAACTTCGATGCAATTATTATTGGCTCAGGAATAGGAGGGTTAGTAACTGCTTCACAATTGGCAGCGAAAGGAGCTCAAGTATTAGTTCTTGAAAAATATATTATTCCAGGAGGGAGTGGAGGCTCTTTTAAAAGAAAAGGCTATACCTTTGATGTAGGAGCTTCAATGATTTTTGGATTTGGAGAAAAAGGTTATACCAATTTATTAACTCGTGCATTAAAGGATGTAAACGAAAAATGCGAAACTATTCCGGATCCTGTTCAACTGGAATATCACTTACCACATAACTTTAATATTTCAGTAGATAAAAATTATGAGCAATTTATAAGCAAATTATCAGCTAGTTTCCCCAATGAAAAAAAAGGTATCAAGAAATTCTATGATACTTGTGCCAGTGTATTTAAATGTTTAGATTCAATGCCTCTTTTATCAATAGAGGATCCAAGTTATCTTTTTAAAGTCTTCTTTAAATCCCCATTATCCTGTTTAGGGTTAGCTAGATGGTTACCTGCAAATGCAGGAGATGTTGCGAGAAAGTTTATAAAAGATCCTGAACTTTTAAAATTTATCGATATCGAATGTTTTTGTTGGTCTGTAATGCCAGCTCTAAAAACCCCTATGATTAATGCAGGGATGGTATTTACAGATAGGCATGCTGGGGGTATAAATTATCCAAAAGGGGGAGTTGGAACGATAGCAGAGAAGTTTGTTTCTGGTATTGAAAAATTAGGAGGAAAAGTAAGATATAAAGCCAACGTGACTGAAATCCTCTTAAAGGATGAGAAGGCGGTAGGAGTTAAGCTCTCAAATGGAGAAGAGATATATTCAAATATTATTGTATCCAACTCTACTAGATGGGATACATTTGGATTGAAAGATAATACTAAAGGATTAATTTCAAGTGAAAACGTGCCAAAAAGTGAATATAAGTGGTCAGAAACTTATAAACCCTCACCTTCTTTTGTTTCGATTCACCTTGGAGTAGAAAAAAATCTAATACCCGACAATTTTAATTGTCATCATATAATAGTTAAAAATTGGGATGAATTAGAAAGCGAAAAGGGAGTTATTTTTGTTTCTATACCTACTTTGCTTGACTCGTCTTTGGCTCCTGAAGGTAAACATATCGTGCATGCATTTACTCCTTCATCGATTAGTGAATGGGAAGGCCTAACAAGGAAAGAATATTTGCAAAAGAAAGATAAATATTTTTCTTTCCTTGTTGAAAAAATATCAACTATTCTTCCTAATCTTGAACAAAATATTGACCACAAAGAAATTGGTACTCCCAAAACTCATAAAAAGTTTCTTGGAAGATTTGAAGGTAGTTATGGGCCAATTCCCAGTAAAAAGTTGCTTGGACTTTTGCCAATGCCTTTCAACACTACAAAAATTCAAAACCTTTATTGTGTAGGGGATTCATGTTTCCCTGGCCAAGGCCTAAATGCCGTTGCTTTTAGTGGATACGCATGCGCTCATAAAATAGGTGCAAAGTTAAACTTAAACAGTTTTAAATTGCCAGATTAA
- a CDS encoding photosystem II protein Y, which produces MLRTIVVFAPIIAALAWVIFNIQKPAREQFNRDFLGKD; this is translated from the coding sequence ATGCTAAGAACAATCGTAGTTTTTGCACCCATTATCGCTGCTTTAGCTTGGGTTATATTCAATATACAAAAACCAGCAAGAGAGCAATTCAATAGGGACTTTTTGGGCAAGGATTAA
- the grxD gene encoding Grx4 family monothiol glutaredoxin encodes MDKLTKDKIQKLIDSNPVMVFMKGTKLMPQCGFSNNVVQILNSLGVEFGTFDVLSDFAIREGIKEYSDWPTIPQVYLKGEFLGGSDILIEMYNSGSLKEKIEIELAS; translated from the coding sequence ATGGACAAACTAACAAAAGATAAAATACAAAAACTGATTGATTCTAATCCAGTAATGGTTTTCATGAAAGGGACAAAATTAATGCCTCAATGCGGTTTTTCCAATAATGTAGTGCAAATACTAAATTCACTGGGAGTAGAATTTGGAACGTTTGATGTTTTAAGCGATTTTGCTATCCGAGAAGGTATTAAAGAATATTCAGATTGGCCAACAATTCCGCAAGTTTACCTAAAAGGAGAGTTTCTTGGAGGTTCAGACATTCTTATTGAGATGTACAACTCAGGATCTCTTAAAGAAAAAATAGAAATTGAATTAGCGTCTTAA
- a CDS encoding high light inducible protein: MTPEAERFNGWAAMLGFVAAVGAYVTTGQIIPGWF; the protein is encoded by the coding sequence ATGACTCCCGAAGCAGAACGTTTTAATGGTTGGGCAGCAATGTTAGGTTTTGTTGCTGCTGTTGGTGCTTATGTAACAACTGGACAAATCATCCCTGGTTGGTTCTAA
- a CDS encoding 2OG-Fe(II) oxygenase, translating into MKYGDRCRVIELKGDFLRKIDNTTSNMDLQIEKSLVNEGDPNIRISKQAWIKEASFCKLFFDIGQKVNELCKWNFDIKGIEPIQYGIYSDGGKYDWHVDQGAKMFLKGGSVRKISMTLFINNPDEYEGGEFDLELFPPEKEPRYETFKLKKGSAIFFQSDVWHRVRPVSSGVRKSLVAWYSGPPFR; encoded by the coding sequence ATGAAATATGGAGATAGATGTAGAGTTATAGAACTCAAGGGAGATTTCCTAAGAAAAATTGATAATACAACTTCAAATATGGATTTACAAATAGAAAAAAGTTTAGTAAATGAAGGGGATCCTAACATCAGAATTTCTAAGCAAGCTTGGATAAAAGAAGCTTCTTTTTGTAAATTATTTTTTGATATCGGTCAAAAAGTAAACGAACTTTGTAAATGGAATTTTGATATTAAAGGTATAGAACCTATCCAATATGGAATATATAGTGACGGAGGAAAATATGATTGGCATGTAGACCAAGGCGCAAAAATGTTTCTTAAAGGAGGTTCGGTAAGAAAAATCAGCATGACTTTATTCATTAATAATCCTGATGAGTATGAAGGAGGCGAATTTGATCTGGAATTATTCCCCCCAGAGAAAGAACCTAGATATGAAACTTTTAAATTGAAAAAAGGTTCTGCAATCTTTTTTCAGTCTGATGTTTGGCATAGAGTTAGACCTGTTAGTTCGGGAGTAAGGAAATCATTAGTAGCTTGGTACTCTGGACCTCCTTTCAGATAA
- a CDS encoding lysophospholipid acyltransferase family protein, with amino-acid sequence MFVTQDVVLRFFFRKKKILKNGFSLPINSSIILAPTHRSRWDGLILTMALGRRVTKKDCRFMVTKSEMRGIQGWFLKRLGCFSINQLSPSLSALRYAIDLIEKGEQLVVFPEGKINRYGKKLVLKEGLYRLARLATKKTTSITIIPIGIAYSKVPPNFRGEFCLSFGEPIVINDYLNFPIKKFNTFLNEKMIQEEEKALKNVGR; translated from the coding sequence ATGTTCGTTACCCAGGACGTCGTTTTGAGATTCTTTTTTAGAAAAAAGAAAATATTAAAAAATGGTTTTTCGTTACCCATAAATTCTTCTATCATTCTAGCTCCAACCCACAGATCAAGATGGGACGGCTTAATACTCACAATGGCGCTGGGCAGGAGGGTAACAAAAAAGGATTGTAGATTTATGGTTACCAAATCCGAAATGAGAGGAATACAAGGTTGGTTTTTAAAAAGACTTGGATGTTTTTCAATAAATCAATTATCGCCTTCTCTCTCAGCTTTAAGATATGCTATTGATCTTATAGAAAAAGGAGAACAACTAGTTGTTTTCCCCGAAGGAAAGATTAATAGATATGGAAAAAAATTAGTTCTCAAAGAAGGACTTTATAGATTAGCTAGATTAGCTACCAAAAAAACAACTTCTATTACTATTATTCCAATTGGGATTGCCTACAGTAAAGTTCCTCCTAATTTTAGGGGTGAATTTTGTTTATCATTTGGAGAGCCAATAGTAATTAATGACTATTTAAACTTTCCTATCAAAAAATTTAATACATTTCTAAATGAAAAAATGATTCAAGAGGAAGAAAAAGCATTAAAAAATGTAGGTAGATGA
- a CDS encoding BolA/IbaG family iron-sulfur metabolism protein, producing the protein MITKTEVINLITKKIPSSKVFVENLKGNDHLQVTVIASEFHGLSLVKQHQLVYSALKEELASEAIHALALKTETPN; encoded by the coding sequence ATGATTACTAAAACAGAGGTTATTAATTTAATCACTAAAAAAATTCCAAGTTCCAAAGTTTTTGTTGAAAACCTTAAGGGAAATGATCATTTACAAGTTACTGTAATTGCATCTGAATTCCATGGATTATCATTAGTTAAACAACACCAGCTAGTCTATTCTGCTTTGAAGGAAGAATTAGCTTCAGAGGCTATCCATGCACTGGCATTAAAAACAGAAACTCCAAATTGA
- a CDS encoding HupE/UreJ family protein translates to MFVLANVQIVKNVHHAKIINLNRKMNSKNFFHKNLKVSLIIFPVYLFFISIYNPVFAHHPFGMGESSTLTSWQGFISGIGHPLLGPDHLLFILAISLIGLRFPKKWILPLLGFGLIGSAIAQILSLPEFMIPYAEALVSLSLVLESLIILGYLPSSLLLPMISLHGYLIGGAIVGAEQSPLLSYFLGIFIGQGSLLLIVLYLSEHIGKILKNKNLVSGILIGIGAAFSWVALID, encoded by the coding sequence GTGTTTGTCCTTGCGAATGTACAGATTGTGAAGAATGTTCACCATGCAAAGATCATTAATTTAAATAGAAAAATGAATTCTAAAAATTTTTTTCATAAGAACTTAAAAGTCTCTTTAATAATCTTCCCTGTATATTTGTTTTTTATTAGTATCTATAATCCAGTATTTGCTCATCATCCATTTGGTATGGGTGAGAGTTCCACATTAACTTCCTGGCAGGGATTTATCAGTGGTATTGGTCATCCCTTATTAGGTCCAGACCATCTCCTTTTTATTTTGGCAATAAGTCTTATTGGATTGAGATTCCCAAAAAAATGGATATTACCTTTATTAGGTTTTGGTTTAATTGGAAGTGCTATTGCGCAAATTTTGTCATTGCCAGAATTTATGATTCCCTACGCAGAAGCATTAGTATCTTTAAGCTTAGTTTTAGAAAGTTTGATAATTTTGGGCTATTTACCTAGCTCATTACTTTTACCCATGATCTCTTTGCATGGTTACTTGATAGGAGGTGCAATTGTTGGTGCTGAGCAAAGTCCTCTATTAAGTTACTTTTTAGGAATATTTATAGGGCAAGGATCTTTGCTCTTAATAGTCCTATACTTATCAGAGCATATTGGAAAAATTTTAAAGAATAAAAATTTGGTTTCGGGAATTTTAATCGGTATTGGAGCAGCCTTTTCATGGGTCGCACTTATTGATTAA
- a CDS encoding ArsJ-associated glyceraldehyde-3-phosphate dehydrogenase — translation MKIGINGFGRIGRLVFRALWDRADIEITHINEIAGDSNAAAHLLEFDSVHGRWVKDIKVKEEEIIIDGKKLTYTSFKNYLDIPWEKSSVDIILECTGKNKKPDKLNPYFDTLGMKRVIVACPVKGIVAEAESLNIVYGINQSLYDPTKHKLVTAASCTTNCLAPIVKVINENFSIKHGAITTIHDVTNTQVPVDFYKSDLRRARGCMQSLIPTTTGSAKAIAEIFPELKGKLNGHAVRVPLLNGSLTDAVFELNKEVTTEQVNMALKEASETYLKGILGYEERPLVSADYVNDSRSSIVDSLSTMVVNSNLLKIYAWYDNEWGYSCRLADLTEYVIKKEI, via the coding sequence ATGAAAATTGGAATTAATGGTTTTGGAAGAATTGGCAGATTAGTTTTCAGAGCATTATGGGATAGAGCTGATATAGAAATAACTCATATAAATGAGATAGCAGGAGATTCGAATGCTGCTGCGCATTTACTCGAATTCGATTCAGTCCATGGTAGATGGGTGAAAGATATAAAGGTAAAAGAAGAAGAAATAATAATTGATGGAAAGAAATTAACCTACACATCTTTTAAAAATTACCTTGATATTCCTTGGGAAAAATCTTCTGTAGATATTATTTTGGAATGTACAGGAAAGAATAAAAAGCCAGACAAACTAAATCCCTATTTTGATACTCTTGGGATGAAAAGAGTAATAGTAGCTTGTCCAGTCAAAGGAATTGTTGCAGAAGCTGAATCACTGAATATTGTTTACGGTATAAATCAAAGTCTTTATGACCCTACCAAACATAAATTAGTAACTGCAGCATCCTGCACTACAAATTGTTTAGCTCCGATAGTAAAGGTAATTAATGAAAATTTTTCTATTAAACACGGTGCTATTACAACTATTCACGATGTAACGAACACTCAAGTTCCTGTAGATTTTTATAAAAGTGATCTGAGGAGAGCAAGAGGATGTATGCAAAGTTTAATACCTACTACCACTGGATCTGCTAAAGCTATCGCTGAGATCTTTCCAGAATTAAAAGGAAAATTAAATGGACATGCAGTAAGAGTTCCTCTACTTAATGGTTCTTTAACAGATGCAGTTTTTGAATTAAATAAAGAAGTGACAACTGAACAAGTGAATATGGCACTAAAGGAAGCTTCAGAAACTTATTTAAAAGGAATTCTTGGCTACGAAGAAAGACCTTTAGTTTCTGCAGATTATGTAAATGACTCTAGAAGTTCAATAGTTGATAGTTTATCAACGATGGTTGTTAATTCAAATTTATTAAAGATATACGCTTGGTATGACAACGAGTGGGGTTACAGCTGCAGACTTGCAGATCTTACTGAATATGTAATCAAAAAAGAGATTTAA
- a CDS encoding DUF6761 family protein, giving the protein MTSFENPKAIRHFQSICDSLQDLVTRYHTPSDLKLYSDGYLQALRNCNGLEQNDQEKLEKLIERWILDPSSFIDPEGDGNKGFFDKKRI; this is encoded by the coding sequence ATGACATCATTTGAAAATCCTAAAGCAATTCGTCATTTTCAATCAATTTGCGATAGTCTCCAGGACTTAGTTACTCGTTATCATACGCCATCTGATCTTAAATTATATAGTGATGGTTATCTTCAAGCATTAAGGAATTGCAATGGTTTAGAGCAAAATGATCAAGAAAAATTAGAAAAATTAATTGAAAGATGGATTCTAGATCCGTCAAGTTTTATTGATCCAGAGGGAGATGGAAATAAAGGCTTTTTTGATAAAAAAAGGATTTAA
- a CDS encoding carbohydrate porin, with the protein MKLFKSLLVAPATLGLLAPVAATANEVTISDFTPAEQLAITNSRVDGLEARLNNFEAGSFSETTTASFSVDFAIGAVDGRGTTTTITDGDEDLQATYGFQIDLNTSFTGEDSLDISLDAGNGNGSLGEFDLNGPATTDAANEITASDILTVDGISYTFPLGGATAFVGDNTDGSMLFTTACVYGGPSNTLDDCGNVTAGITGGGLSIGAAYDFDNGFTTAFGAQFSETGIATDETDDSYALNAAYISDSYGASITYANIEDGNDNDTYMAFNGYYSFDNGLNISAGYEIGDLDNAAATVDETEAYFVGINGEVGPGELGAAAGTAGRMVETATGIPDRMMYEIYYSYAVNDGMTITPLIYTVEADPGETGDLDETGIMVKTSFSF; encoded by the coding sequence ATGAAGCTTTTTAAAAGCTTGCTTGTAGCTCCTGCAACATTAGGACTTTTAGCTCCTGTAGCAGCTACAGCAAATGAAGTTACAATCAGTGACTTCACACCTGCAGAACAACTTGCTATTACAAATAGCCGTGTAGACGGTTTAGAAGCAAGACTAAACAACTTTGAAGCTGGTAGTTTCTCAGAAACAACAACTGCTTCCTTCTCAGTAGATTTCGCGATCGGTGCTGTTGATGGAAGAGGTACAACAACTACAATTACTGATGGAGATGAAGATCTTCAGGCTACTTACGGTTTCCAGATTGACTTGAACACAAGTTTCACTGGGGAAGATTCACTTGATATCTCTCTTGACGCTGGTAATGGTAACGGCTCACTAGGTGAATTCGACCTTAATGGCCCTGCTACTACTGACGCAGCTAATGAAATAACTGCTAGCGACATCCTAACTGTTGATGGTATTTCATATACTTTCCCTCTAGGTGGCGCAACTGCTTTCGTTGGTGACAATACAGATGGAAGTATGCTATTTACTACAGCTTGTGTATATGGCGGACCATCTAACACACTTGATGATTGCGGTAACGTAACTGCTGGAATCACAGGTGGTGGATTATCTATCGGTGCTGCATATGACTTCGATAACGGATTCACAACAGCATTTGGTGCTCAATTCAGTGAAACTGGTATAGCTACTGATGAAACTGACGATTCTTATGCGTTAAACGCTGCATACATTAGCGATAGCTACGGTGCTTCTATCACTTACGCAAACATCGAAGATGGTAACGACAACGATACATACATGGCATTTAATGGTTATTATTCATTTGATAACGGTTTAAACATCAGTGCTGGTTATGAAATCGGTGATCTTGATAATGCAGCTGCAACTGTTGACGAAACAGAAGCTTACTTCGTGGGAATCAACGGTGAAGTTGGACCAGGTGAATTAGGTGCTGCTGCAGGTACTGCCGGAAGAATGGTTGAAACCGCTACTGGAATACCTGATAGGATGATGTATGAAATTTATTATTCATACGCAGTAAATGATGGAATGACAATCACTCCACTTATTTATACTGTGGAAGCTGATCCTGGTGAAACAGGAGATTTGGATGAAACTGGAATTATGGTTAAAACATCATTCAGCTTCTAA
- a CDS encoding response regulator transcription factor yields the protein MQSTEQILASTPGSSQLPQSSQTPSRVLVVEPHPTLRTVLVQRLRQDGHLAAAVGTAAEAIDLCREQSPDLLVSAEILDQNTAMRLAQQLGSSVIVLTARSGVEALVNLLDEGADDVLRKPFGLEELAARCRTLLKRGRIGLQEKVEVGPLEVHLLLRQVTLSEKPVELSPREFALLCALLMPPGMVRSRQELLRMAWPPFSGGPRSVDTQVLTLRRKLEQAGLGEGGGITTVRQQGYRFSIDNI from the coding sequence ATGCAATCAACTGAGCAAATCTTAGCTTCAACTCCTGGCAGTTCACAATTGCCTCAGAGCTCTCAAACCCCCTCAAGAGTTTTAGTTGTTGAACCTCACCCCACACTTAGAACGGTCCTTGTTCAAAGGCTTCGCCAAGATGGCCATTTAGCTGCGGCAGTAGGCACAGCAGCTGAAGCTATTGACTTATGCAGAGAACAATCACCTGACCTATTAGTTAGCGCAGAAATACTCGATCAGAATACTGCAATGAGACTCGCCCAACAATTAGGGTCCTCTGTCATAGTTTTAACGGCAAGATCAGGTGTGGAAGCATTAGTTAATTTGTTAGATGAAGGTGCAGATGATGTTCTTAGAAAACCATTTGGTCTAGAAGAGCTTGCAGCTAGATGTAGAACCCTTTTGAAAAGAGGGAGAATTGGATTACAAGAAAAAGTTGAGGTTGGCCCACTAGAGGTTCATCTTCTTTTAAGACAGGTAACTCTTAGCGAGAAGCCCGTAGAATTAAGCCCTAGAGAGTTTGCACTCCTTTGCGCCCTTTTAATGCCACCTGGCATGGTTAGGAGCCGACAAGAGCTTCTGAGAATGGCCTGGCCACCCTTCAGCGGGGGGCCGAGATCTGTAGATACTCAGGTATTAACTTTGCGGAGAAAATTAGAACAGGCAGGCTTGGGAGAAGGTGGTGGTATAACCACTGTTAGACAACAAGGTTATAGATTCAGTATTGATAATATTTAG
- a CDS encoding ArsR/SmtB family transcription factor — protein sequence MVSFSDPFRLEIIDLMMEGEVCVCDIMKLTKLSQSRISYHIKILKEAGLISDRQEGRWVYYSLNKESLFLIKEWITSLTDYSSNRKRCCE from the coding sequence ATGGTTTCATTTTCTGATCCTTTTAGGCTAGAAATAATAGACCTAATGATGGAGGGAGAAGTTTGTGTTTGCGATATTATGAAATTAACTAAGTTATCTCAATCAAGAATTTCATATCACATAAAAATTTTGAAGGAAGCTGGTCTTATCTCAGACAGACAAGAAGGTAGATGGGTGTACTACAGCCTAAATAAAGAATCTCTCTTTTTGATCAAGGAATGGATAACTTCTTTGACAGATTATTCCTCAAATAGAAAACGTTGCTGTGAATAA
- the trmFO gene encoding methylenetetrahydrofolate--tRNA-(uracil(54)-C(5))-methyltransferase (FADH(2)-oxidizing) TrmFO, which produces MLDKEVLVIGAGLAGSEAAWQLANSGVPVKLVEMRPIKSTPAHHTSEFGELVCSNSFGALSPDRAAGLLQKELRFFKSLIVQTADKFAVPAGGALAVDRSKFSYALTEQLSNHPLVEIKRFEQLDIPSEENITILATGPLTADDLSYKIQDFTGIDDCHFFDAASPIIYGDSIDQEIVFKASRYDKGDPAYLNCPMDENKYIHFRNELIEGEQANLKDFEKESANFFEACLPIEEIARRGVDTMRYGPLKSIGLWNPKWGDLFDRENRLKKRPHAVVQLRKEDLEGKLLNMVGFQTNLKWSEQKRIFRMIPGLEKAEFVRFGVMHRNTFLESPKLLLPTLQFMKRENLFAAGQITGTEGYAAAAAGGLLAGINASLLAKGKKPVSFPDESMIGSLMNFISNKNQILSNQKKNKFQPMPASFGLVPELTKRIKDKRLRYKAYQERSTEALNDFKNKLDSCFDKDHLLSKIY; this is translated from the coding sequence TTGTTAGATAAAGAAGTATTAGTTATTGGAGCTGGTCTTGCAGGATCTGAAGCTGCTTGGCAATTAGCAAATTCTGGTGTACCAGTTAAGTTAGTTGAAATGAGACCTATTAAATCAACTCCAGCTCATCATACGAGTGAATTTGGAGAATTGGTTTGTAGTAATAGTTTTGGAGCTTTAAGTCCTGATAGAGCTGCAGGTTTATTGCAAAAAGAACTTAGGTTTTTTAAATCTTTGATTGTTCAAACAGCTGATAAATTTGCTGTTCCAGCCGGAGGTGCTTTGGCGGTTGATAGATCTAAATTTAGTTACGCTTTGACTGAACAATTATCAAATCATCCTTTAGTCGAAATTAAGAGATTTGAACAACTAGATATCCCAAGTGAAGAAAATATAACTATCCTTGCAACTGGGCCATTAACTGCCGATGATTTATCCTATAAAATCCAAGATTTTACTGGTATCGATGATTGTCATTTTTTTGACGCGGCTAGCCCCATAATTTATGGAGATTCTATTGATCAAGAGATTGTATTTAAAGCTAGTAGATACGACAAAGGAGATCCTGCATATCTAAATTGCCCTATGGATGAAAATAAATACATCCATTTCAGGAATGAACTTATAGAAGGAGAACAAGCTAATTTAAAAGACTTTGAGAAAGAATCAGCTAATTTCTTTGAGGCTTGCTTACCAATTGAAGAAATTGCTAGAAGAGGAGTTGATACAATGAGATATGGGCCATTGAAATCTATTGGTTTGTGGAATCCAAAATGGGGAGATTTATTTGATAGGGAAAATAGGTTAAAAAAGCGACCTCATGCAGTTGTCCAATTAAGGAAAGAAGATTTAGAAGGGAAATTACTAAATATGGTAGGTTTTCAAACTAACCTCAAATGGTCTGAGCAAAAAAGAATATTTAGGATGATTCCTGGTTTAGAAAAGGCCGAGTTTGTACGTTTTGGAGTAATGCATAGAAATACTTTTTTAGAATCTCCAAAATTACTTTTACCAACATTGCAATTTATGAAAAGAGAAAACCTTTTTGCAGCGGGTCAAATAACTGGGACGGAAGGTTATGCAGCAGCAGCTGCAGGAGGCTTGCTTGCAGGAATAAATGCATCCTTATTAGCTAAGGGTAAAAAACCAGTAAGTTTTCCTGATGAATCAATGATTGGTTCTCTAATGAATTTTATTAGTAACAAAAATCAAATATTATCTAATCAGAAAAAGAATAAATTCCAACCAATGCCTGCTTCATTTGGTTTAGTTCCAGAACTAACTAAAAGAATAAAAGATAAAAGATTAAGGTACAAAGCTTATCAAGAAAGATCTACAGAAGCCTTGAATGACTTTAAAAATAAACTAGATTCTTGTTTTGATAAAGACCACTTACTCAGCAAAATTTACTAA